One window of Haemorhous mexicanus isolate bHaeMex1 chromosome 16, bHaeMex1.pri, whole genome shotgun sequence genomic DNA carries:
- the LOC132334971 gene encoding olfactory receptor 14J1-like yields the protein MSNSSSISHFLLLALADTRQLQLLHFCLLLAISLAALLGNGLIISAVACGHHLHTPMFFFLLNLALADLGCICTTVPKAMHNSLWDTRNISYTGCAAQLFFYMFFLSAEYFLLTIMCYDRYVSICKPLHHRTLLGSRACAHMAAAAWASGFLNALLQTANTFSLPLCQGNALGQFFCEIPQILKLSCSKSYLREFGLLAISVSLVFGCFVFIVFSYVQIFRAVLRIPSVQGRHKAFSTCLPHLAVLSLFFSTGTFAYMKPPSLSSPSQDLALSVLYSVVPPALNPLIYSLRNQELKATVWTLMTGWFKKH from the coding sequence atgtccaacagcagctccatcagccacttcctcctgctggcattggcagacacgcggcagctgcagctcctgcacttctgcctcttgctggccatctccctggctgccctcctgggcaacggcctcatcatcagcgccgtagcctgcggccaccacctgcacacgcccatgttcttcttcctgctcaacctggccctcgCTGACCTGGGCtgcatctgcaccactgtccccaaagccatgcacaattccctctgggacaccaggaacaTCTCCtacacaggatgtgctgcacagctctttttCTATATGTTTTTTCTCTCAGCAGAGTATTtcctcctgaccatcatgtgctatgaccgctacgtgtccatctgcaaacccctgcaccacaggaccctcctgggcagcagagcttgtgcccacatggcagcagctgcctgggccagtggctttctcaatgctctgctgcaaacagccaatacattttccctgcccctgtgccagggcaatgccctgggccagttcttctgtgaaatcccacagatcctcaagctctcctgctcaaaATCCTACCTCAGGGAATTTGGGCTTCTTGCTATTAGTGTGTCTTTGGTATTTggctgttttgtgttcattgttttctcctatgtgcagatcttcagggctgtgctgaggatcccctctgtGCAGGgacggcacaaagccttttccacctgcctccctcacttGGCTGTGCTCTCCCTGTTCTTCAGCACTGGCACATTTGCCTACATGAAGCCCCCAtccctttcctccccctcccaggatctggccctgtcagttctgtactcggtggtgcctccagccctgaaccccctcatctacagcctgaggaaccaggagctgaAGGCTACAGTGTGGACACTGATGACTGGATGGTTTAAAAAACACTAA